From Virgibacillus ihumii, the proteins below share one genomic window:
- a CDS encoding YveK family protein, translating into MEETISLKEIFEVIKKRILLIITLIVAAALISAIVTFYVLTPNYEASSQFIVNQSQQKQDTPYSVTDIQTSQQLINTYNIIIKSPAILEEVVNELNLDISAAQLQNKLTVSSAEKSQVVTVKVTDPNPNQAQKIANTTVSVFQKKIPDIMNVNNVSILSKADVGENPAPISPKPMLNIAIAIVLGGMIGVGLAFLLAYLDNTIKSEEDIADKLDVPVLGIITHIDDKDIRPDNFQAAALSRRKRGGFSGSQKESI; encoded by the coding sequence ATGGAAGAAACCATCTCCCTCAAAGAGATCTTTGAGGTAATCAAGAAACGGATATTACTTATTATTACATTAATCGTCGCTGCTGCTTTAATCAGTGCGATTGTTACATTCTATGTCCTTACTCCGAATTACGAGGCAAGTTCGCAGTTTATTGTAAATCAGAGTCAGCAGAAACAGGATACACCATACAGTGTTACCGATATACAAACTAGTCAGCAGCTTATTAATACGTATAATATTATTATTAAAAGTCCGGCAATCCTGGAAGAGGTAGTAAATGAGTTAAACTTGGATATTTCGGCAGCTCAACTGCAGAACAAGTTGACTGTTTCCAGCGCTGAAAAATCACAAGTTGTAACGGTAAAGGTAACAGATCCTAACCCAAATCAGGCGCAAAAAATTGCCAACACAACCGTAAGTGTCTTCCAGAAAAAAATTCCCGACATTATGAACGTGAACAATGTCAGCATTCTATCGAAAGCGGATGTGGGTGAGAACCCTGCACCTATCAGTCCAAAACCGATGCTGAACATCGCCATTGCAATTGTGCTCGGCGGCATGATTGGAGTAGGTTTGGCATTTCTGCTTGCATACCTGGATAATACGATTAAGTCCGAGGAAGATATAGCCGATAAGCTGGATGTGCCAGTACTGGGTATTATTACGCACATCGACGATAAAGATATCCGTCCTGACAACTTTCAGGCGGCAGCATTAAGCAGGCGAAAGCGAGGTGGATTCAGTGGGTCGCAAAAAGAATCAATCTAA